The Nodosilinea sp. FACHB-141 nucleotide sequence AACGCCTACGAACTCGCCGACACTAAAGGCGAACTCGAAGCCGCCTGCCTAGCCCGCAATTTAGATGTTCACAACTACCCCGCCGAGCGCCACGGCTTTTTGCTAGAGCTGATGCGCAAGTTCGAGCTGTGCTTTCGCTTTCAAGACGACGAACATCGCTACCTCATCCCCGACCTGCTCGACAAGCAGCAGCCCCCCGCCGCCGCTGAGTTTGACCCGGCAGACTGCCTCAACTTTCGCTACGAGTACCCGATTTTGCCCGAGGGTTTGCTGCCCCGCTTCATTGTGCGTACTCATGTGCTGATCGAGCACCAACTGCGCTGGCGCACTGGGGTTATTCTCACCTTTGAGGGCAACCGCGCCCTGGTCAAAGCCGACCCCCAAGACCGCTGCGTTTCCATCAGCGTAGATGGGCTAGGGGCCAGTCGGCGCAGGCTGTTGGCTGTAATTCGCTCCGACTTTGAGCGCATCCACCGCAGCTTTAAGTTCACCCCCAAAGAGCTAGTGCCGGTGCCGGGGCATCCCTCAGTAACGGTGGACTACAAAGAGCTGCTGGTGCGTGAAGAGCACCGGCAAACCAGCTTTGACGTGTTCACCGGGGAGGGGCTAATCAGCCTAAACGTGCGCGATTTGCTGAACGGGGTAGATTTAGAGGGCACCCGCCACCCCACCGTTGCGATGGATCGCCATAGCCAAGCCCTGCGCCTCTTCTACAGCTATTCCCACAAAGACGAAACTCTGCGCGACGAGCTAGAGACCCACCTGAAGTTGCTGCAACGGCAGGGGCTCATTCAGCCCTGGCACGATCGCAGAATCCTCCCCGGCGACGACTGGGCCAATGATATTGACGACAACCTCAACCGCGCCGACATCATCCTGCTGTTGGTAAGTTCTGACTTCATCGCCTCAGACTACTGCTACGACCTAGAGATGACCCGCGCCATGGAGCGCCACGCAGCGGGTGAGGCCAGAGTCATCCCCATCATCCTCAGACCCACGGATTGGAAGAATACGCCCTTTAGTAAGCTTCAGTCTCTGCCCAAAAATGCCGAGGCCGTGACCCAGTGGAGCGATCGCGATGCCGCCTGGCTCAATGTCGAAACCGGCATTAAGCGCGTGGCGGAGTTGCTTAAGGGCGATAAACGGCTGTAGGTATCGATGGCTGATTCGTCACCTATCGCTATTCAGCGCTTCGCCCCAATGTGAGACGCTAGAAACCAGTGTTATCTGGACTCGCTCCCTATGCAGGTTGCCTGGCAAGACGTTAAGCCCTACGAAGATATTGTTTACCAAAAGGCTGATGGCATCGCTAAGATCACCATCAATCGGCCCCACAAGCGCAATGCCTTTCGCCCCAAAACCATTGTCGAGCTGTACGAGGCTTTCTCCAATGCCCGCGAAGACAGCCGCATTGGCGTGGTGCTGCTGACCGGAGCAGGCCCTCACACAGATGGCAAATACGCCTTTTGCTCGGGCGGTGACCAGAGCGTGCGAGGCCACGGTGGCTATGTGGATGAAGGCGGTGTGCCCCGGCTCAACGTGCTCGACTTGCAACGGCTGATTCGCTCGATGCCCAAGGTGGTGATTGCGCTGGTGGCGGGCTATGCGATCGGCGGTGGCCACGTGCTGCACGTGGTGTGCGATCTCACCATTGCTGCTGATAACGCTGTTTTTGGTCAAACTGGCCCTAAAGTAGGCAGTTTTGACGGCGGCTTTGGAGCTAGCTACCTATCTCGCATGGTGGGTCAAAAGAAAGCCCGTGAAATATGGTACCTCTGTCGCCAATACAGCGCTCAAGAGGCGCTAGATATGGGTATGGTCAACTGCGTGGTGCCGGTGGTTCAGCTCGAAGCCGAAGGGGTGCAGTGGGCGCAGGAAATTTTGCAAAAAAGCCCGATCGCCATTCGCTGCCTCAAGGCTGCCTTTAACGCTGACTGCGATGGTCAGGCGGGGCTGCAAGAGCTGGCGGGCAACGCCACCTTGCTCTACTACATGACTGAAGAGGGCTCTGAGGGTAGGCAGGCATTTTTAGAAAAGCGAGAGCCCGATTTTCGTCAATATCCCTGGCTGCCCTAGGGGAGTGAGGGAGTGGATGAGTAGGTGGGTGGATGGGTGAGGTCGAATGATGCTCAGAGCGATCGATCGGGATCTTTGGGTGGCCGAGCAGCCCTTGCGATATTTTGGGCTGGGCATCGGTACTCGCATGACGGTGATTCGGCTGGTGGGCAATCAGCTGGTAGTTGTTTCGCCCATTCAGGTGAGCGAGGAGTTGGTAGACGAGCTGAATAAGCTGGGAACAGTCACGCATATCATTGCTCCTAACCTGTATCACTACCAATTTGTCACAGGGTTCAAAGCGGCGTACCCAGCGGCAACGGTTTGGGCGACGGCGGGGCTGAGCGCCAAAAAGCCAGAGCTAACCATCGACCAGGCGATATCCGGCGGCTCGAACAGTCCATGGGAAGGCATTGAGCGTCTGTTCTTTGATGGGTTCAAAACCCTTAGCCCCAGTGGCCCAGATCCGCTTGAGGAATGGGTGTTTTTCCATGCTGCCAGTCGGACGCTGATCTTGACGGATACGGCTTTTTGTTTTGACGAGAGTTCTCCGTGGCTGACGCAGCTAGTCACTAAACTTGGGGGCGGCTACAAAAGCCTGAGTCCGTCCTTGTTAGAGCGAGTTGCGACTCGGGATAAGGAGAAAGTCAAAGCTTCGGCCGAGCAGGTTTTGCGATGGGATTTTGAGCGGGTAATTGTGGCCCACGGCAGCATTGTTGAGCAGGGTGGCAAGCAGCAATTCCAGCGGGGTTACGAGCAATTTTTGGGGTGTTCGCTCCAGGACAGCTCAACGACTGTCTAAGGGAGTAGGCAAGCCCACTGGGGCAGATGACGATCGCACCCCTCGGTGATAGGCTGCGAAAAGCCCGTCGTCATTGACTTTTATCGCCCATGAACCTTCTGCTTGAGCGCATTCAAACCAGCTTGCTCGATTTGGTGGGGCAGTTTATTCAGCTCTTGCCGGGGCTGGCGATCGCGCTGGTGCTACTGCTGCTGACGGGGTACGCCGCCAAGGTGACCCAAAAGATGGTGGGCAAAATGGTCAAGCGCTTGGTGCCCAGCCGATCGCTGCAACTGCTGGCCGTGCAAGTGACTCGCATTGGCACCTGGGCGGTGGGAATCATTATTGCGGCGGTGATTGCCTTTCCGGATTTGCGATTGGGCGACATTATCGGCCTGCTGGGGTTGGGTTCGGTGGCGATCGGCTTTGCCTTTCAAGACATTTTTAAGAACTTTTTAGCGGGCATTTTGCTGCTGGTGGAAGAGCCCTTTCGCCTGGGCGATCAGGTGGTGATGGGCGACTATGAGGGTACGGTAGAGGCGGTTAAGATTCGCTCGACCCAGCTACGCACCTACAACGGAGAGCTGGTAGAAATTCCCAATGCGATCGTGTTTACTAATCCGGTGCGGGTGCTGACCGCCTTTCGCAGCCGCCGCACCGACCTCGACATTGGGGTTGACTACACCACTCCGCTGCCCCTGGCCAAGCAGACCTTTTTAGATATCATTGCCCGTACCGATGGCGTGCTCAGCGCTCCAGAGCCCGAGGTCGATGTGGTGGGCTTTGGCGAAAGTTCCATTGACTTTAAGCTGCGCTACTGGACGACGCCCCAGATTGCCGAGGTGCGCCGGGTTAAATCGCGGGTGGCGATCGCTCTCAAGGCTGGCTGCGACGAGGCCGGCATTGCCATTCCCTACCCAATTCGCACGGTACACCTGTTTGATCAGGCTCAGTTTAGCGAAAGCAAACCCTTGGAAAAGGGCGACTCCGTAGGACAGTAGCCGAGGACTAGGCTCCTCCAGTGGTTCGGCGCTCCTGCGTCCTCAGACAACGCCTACAAATCTAAGGTAAGGTTCGTCATTTCTTTAATGTGCCAGGACGGGCGACCGTTCTTAGCCCTTGTAGATAAGGGATAGATAAGAGAGCACACGCGGGAAGATGACGCTACAACCAATGCACAGCAAAACGCTGAGGCTGAGACTGAACTCGACTGGAAATAGCTTTGGTTTCATGAAACGGCAGCACTGGGCGGGGAGTTTGGCCGCTGTAGCCTGCATGATAGCCAGCCCGGCTTGGGCTGAGCCAGGGGTACCGCCGGCAGAGGCGCTGGCGGTGCAGCCTTGGGCAGGTATTAGCTTTGAGACCACCGGGGGAAGCCGGGACTTCGGCAGCCTGGAGGGGTTTTTGCCCCTAGGGCAAGTGCCGGGACAGCAGATTTTGTTTTTGCAGGGCCGAGCGCGGCTGGATACGGCTGGCTTTTTGGGCAGCAATCTGATGCTGGGCTACCGCACCCTGGGCGGCGATCGCACCAATCTCACCGGAGGATATGTCGGGCTCGATACCCAGGCCCACGGGGAAGGAACGTTTTATCAGGCGGGGGCTGGCCTAGAACATATCAACAATGGGTGGGAGCTGCGGGGCAATGTCTATTGGCCGCTAGGCGATCGCAGCACCGCCACCAGCTTGCTCAGCACGCCCTTTTTTGAGGGCAATCAGCTACTGCTGCCCACGACTCGGCAAGTTGCTATGGCCGGTGGGGATGTGAGCGTGGGCGGGGCGATCGCCACCTTAGGATCCCTGGGCACGCTCAATGCCTATGGGGGACTCTACTACTACAGCCCTCCTGACCAGCCGGGCTTTTTTGGAGGTCGGGCCTGGCTGGCCGCCAGCCCCACCCCGGGGCTAAATCTGCGGCTGGGTTTGCAGCACGACGACTATTTTGGGACCAATGTGCTGCTGCAAACGGGCTTTAGCTGGGGCGGGTCTGGTCCCCAAACGGCGGCGACAGGCCTGGCGCTAGGACAACCAATTCAGCGCACCATGGGCATTACTCTGGGTGCCGAAGCCCAGGTTGAGGCGGCGATCGATCCCGACACCAACCAGGCCTATCGGTTTTACCATGTGCAGCCGGGCTCTAGTGTCGCTGGTGATGGCACCGCCGCCGCCCCGTATGGCGCGATCGATCCGGCGTTGGGCGTAGCCAGTAGCGGCGATCGCGTTTACGTTCAGCCGGGCAGTTTGGCCAGCGGTTTCACCATTCCCACCGGGGTGCAGGTGTTATCTACCGGCCCCATTCAGCCCCTGCGTACCCAGATCGGCACCTTGGCCCTGCCGGGATCGGGCAGCGGTCTGTTGCCCCACGTGCCCGGCACCGTGGTTATGGGTCACGACAGTCTGCTGTCGGGGTTTGCTGTGGCCCCAGAACCTGGTCAAGACGGGATTCAGGCTCAGGGGGTTAGGTCAGTAACGATTTTAGACAACCAAGTTCTGACGGCTCGCAACGGCATTTTGCTGAATGACGTCAGCGGCAACCTGATCGTTCGCCGCAACCAGATCCAGGATGCTAGCGAAAGCGGGATCTTGCTCAATATCTCAGGCCAGACGGTAGACACCGCTGACCTCAGCAACAACGACATCCACCGGGCGGCGGACGACGGGCTATTGGTGAGAGCCGCCGCCGGCAGCCAGATTAACAGTCTGCAACTCAGCCAAAACCGCATTGGCAGCAGCGGCGAAAACGGCATTGCCGTGCTGTCTGACAACAGCCGCGTGGGAACTGTGGCGATCGCCCAAACCCAGGTCGCCGCTGCCGGAGAAAACGGCGTATTGGTTTTGGCCGGTGCCGGTGGCCAAATTGACAACCTAGCGCTCAGCCAGCTTGACCTCGGCACCACTGGCACCAATGGCTTGCTGCTACTGGCGGAGGACGGTGGCACCATCGCCGCTACCACTGTCGCCGACGTCACCCTAGAGCAAAGCCAAGCCAACGGGGTGCTGCTGCTGGCCGAAAACGGCGCTTATATAGGCCCCGTTGACCTGACCCAACTTCAGCTAGCGGCTACCGCCGAAAACGGAGTGGCCGTGCTGGCTTTTGGGGGTAGTCGCTTAGGCCCATTCACGCTTAGCCAAAGCAACCTCGGCCAGGTGGGTAGCAACGGGGTGCTGGTGCTGGCCGACACCAACAGCGCCCTGGCCGACACTACTCTAGAGACTGTCACGATTCAGTCGGCTGGGGCCAACGGCCTGCTGGTCTTGGGCCAAAATGGCTCTAGCCTAGCGACGGTCACGGTCAATGACCTAGCGGTAGACCAGGCCGACAGCAATGGCCTGGTCGTAATTGCCGACAGTGGTTCCCAGATTGCCGCCGCCACGCTGAGCGCCCCCCAGGTGACCAGCGCTGGCGCAAACGGAGTGCTGGTGCTGGCAAATAATAGTGGCCAGATCGCCACCGTCACCCTCGATGGCGGCGACATTCAGCAGGCTAGTGAAAATGGAGTGTTAGTGCTGGTCAATAGTGGTAGCCAAATCCAATCCCTAGCGGTTACCAACACGGGGGTAGGCAGCGAGGGCTCAGCCGCTGCGATCGTAGACAATGGCATTCTCATCCTGTCTGCTCAGGGCAGCCGCATCGGGACTGCTACCGTAGATGGCAACCGATTAACCGGGGTGGGCGCTGCCGGCATTGAGCTAATTGCCAGCGGTCAAAGCCAGGTGGGTACAGCTCGCATTAGCGGTAACCAGCTCAATGCGATCGACGGCGACGGCATTTTTGTGCTGACCGAAGGCCAAAGCCAAATCAGCCAGACCACTATTACCGGCAACCAGCTCCAAACTATTGACCAAGCCGGTATTCAGGTTTTGGCGCTGAACCAGGGGCAGATCTCGGCTACGCAAATTAGCGACAACACCCTCGAAACCATAGGCACAGACGGCATCGTCGCCTTTGCTGCAACCGGGGGGCAGCTCGCCACCGTCACCGCTGATAGCAACCGAGTCAGCCAGGTTGCCCAAGACGGCCTGAGCCTCTTTGCCACGGATGGTGGCACCATCGACCGAGCTGCTCTCGTCAACAACCAAACCCAAACAGTTGGCAACAACGGCATCTTTGGCTTCGCCGATGGCACCAGTCGTTTTTCCACGCTCACCGTAGTGGGCAACCAAATTCAGGAGTCGGGCAATCACGCCGTAGAACTCGGTAGCGAATCAGCTCAACCCCTCTGTGCCCAAATCACCAACAATCAGAGCATTGCTACTACCAATCTCGACGCCAACCTGTTCGTCGGGGCAGGCAGTGCACTGCAAGTGGTCGATTTGGCCCAGCTCAATCAGCTGAACAACGGCACCTTTACCCAAATCAACAACGCTGGGGCCACCACCGGTAGCCAGGGCAATCCTCCCTGCCCCTAGGGGTCGCAGCGTTGTTGATAGGTGTTGCTTAACGCATCCCCCAAGCCTCCATTCTGGGGAAACAGCTCAAAGTCCCCCACTTCTGGGGAACTTTAGAGAGCAGCGAGAGGATGCTGCATTCATAGATTCACTGCTCGCTGCAGCAATGCCGGGCTTATGCCCCTTGGGTTGCACTGCGAATGCAGCGGCCGATGTTGGTGTCGATTTTGAGAATGTGGCTGGTCAGCCAACCGGCTAGCTGCTGATAAATTTCGATAGCGACCGCCTCGTTGGCGTCGCTGGCTTTGTAGCGATCGTGCAGTTGGCCAAAGTTCTCGATGAAGGTGGCGTGGGCCTGCTGGTTGACTTCGGCAATGGGGCACTTGTGCTTGGCGGCGCAGGCTTCTTCATGCTCAAAGTGCCACTCAGCGTAGAACTTAAGAAAGGCGAAGAGCTTTTTAATGGCGGTGCTGCCTTTGTGGTGGGCGATCGCCAGCCCTAGATCGTTGACGGCGGCAATCAGCTCTTTGTGGTGGGCGTCAATCATCGGTACGCCGGTGCTGAGGGAGTCGTTCCAAGTGAAGGGCTGGAGGGCGATGTTTTCCATGGTGGGTCAGGGGGTTAAGTAAGGTGAGGTAATTGGGGGGTGACGGAGCATTACTCGTTTACTTCCTGGCGGCTCAGTTCTAAAAGAGGAAGCAGGGCGAGGAGCCAGAGGGCAAGGGCACTGTCGTAGGACAGGGTGTGATAGAGCCAAAGCCAGAGCGTGACGGCTAGGCCCGGGGGACTGGTCAGCAGGTCGGCTAGCTTGAGCAGGCCGAGAAAGCCTTGGAGGAGTCGCAGGGCATCGTGGGTCATGGCTACACCTTGCCTTTGAGAAATCCGACGAGGTTTTGCAAAAAAGACTGGCTGACCGGGGCGGCACCAGCAGTATCGGCAGTG carries:
- a CDS encoding right-handed parallel beta-helix repeat-containing protein; its protein translation is MKRQHWAGSLAAVACMIASPAWAEPGVPPAEALAVQPWAGISFETTGGSRDFGSLEGFLPLGQVPGQQILFLQGRARLDTAGFLGSNLMLGYRTLGGDRTNLTGGYVGLDTQAHGEGTFYQAGAGLEHINNGWELRGNVYWPLGDRSTATSLLSTPFFEGNQLLLPTTRQVAMAGGDVSVGGAIATLGSLGTLNAYGGLYYYSPPDQPGFFGGRAWLAASPTPGLNLRLGLQHDDYFGTNVLLQTGFSWGGSGPQTAATGLALGQPIQRTMGITLGAEAQVEAAIDPDTNQAYRFYHVQPGSSVAGDGTAAAPYGAIDPALGVASSGDRVYVQPGSLASGFTIPTGVQVLSTGPIQPLRTQIGTLALPGSGSGLLPHVPGTVVMGHDSLLSGFAVAPEPGQDGIQAQGVRSVTILDNQVLTARNGILLNDVSGNLIVRRNQIQDASESGILLNISGQTVDTADLSNNDIHRAADDGLLVRAAAGSQINSLQLSQNRIGSSGENGIAVLSDNSRVGTVAIAQTQVAAAGENGVLVLAGAGGQIDNLALSQLDLGTTGTNGLLLLAEDGGTIAATTVADVTLEQSQANGVLLLAENGAYIGPVDLTQLQLAATAENGVAVLAFGGSRLGPFTLSQSNLGQVGSNGVLVLADTNSALADTTLETVTIQSAGANGLLVLGQNGSSLATVTVNDLAVDQADSNGLVVIADSGSQIAAATLSAPQVTSAGANGVLVLANNSGQIATVTLDGGDIQQASENGVLVLVNSGSQIQSLAVTNTGVGSEGSAAAIVDNGILILSAQGSRIGTATVDGNRLTGVGAAGIELIASGQSQVGTARISGNQLNAIDGDGIFVLTEGQSQISQTTITGNQLQTIDQAGIQVLALNQGQISATQISDNTLETIGTDGIVAFAATGGQLATVTADSNRVSQVAQDGLSLFATDGGTIDRAALVNNQTQTVGNNGIFGFADGTSRFSTLTVVGNQIQESGNHAVELGSESAQPLCAQITNNQSIATTNLDANLFVGAGSALQVVDLAQLNQLNNGTFTQINNAGATTGSQGNPPCP
- the menB gene encoding 1,4-dihydroxy-2-naphthoyl-CoA synthase, with translation MQVAWQDVKPYEDIVYQKADGIAKITINRPHKRNAFRPKTIVELYEAFSNAREDSRIGVVLLTGAGPHTDGKYAFCSGGDQSVRGHGGYVDEGGVPRLNVLDLQRLIRSMPKVVIALVAGYAIGGGHVLHVVCDLTIAADNAVFGQTGPKVGSFDGGFGASYLSRMVGQKKAREIWYLCRQYSAQEALDMGMVNCVVPVVQLEAEGVQWAQEILQKSPIAIRCLKAAFNADCDGQAGLQELAGNATLLYYMTEEGSEGRQAFLEKREPDFRQYPWLP
- a CDS encoding bacteriohemerythrin, with protein sequence MENIALQPFTWNDSLSTGVPMIDAHHKELIAAVNDLGLAIAHHKGSTAIKKLFAFLKFYAEWHFEHEEACAAKHKCPIAEVNQQAHATFIENFGQLHDRYKASDANEAVAIEIYQQLAGWLTSHILKIDTNIGRCIRSATQGA
- a CDS encoding DUF4336 domain-containing protein, with translation MMLRAIDRDLWVAEQPLRYFGLGIGTRMTVIRLVGNQLVVVSPIQVSEELVDELNKLGTVTHIIAPNLYHYQFVTGFKAAYPAATVWATAGLSAKKPELTIDQAISGGSNSPWEGIERLFFDGFKTLSPSGPDPLEEWVFFHAASRTLILTDTAFCFDESSPWLTQLVTKLGGGYKSLSPSLLERVATRDKEKVKASAEQVLRWDFERVIVAHGSIVEQGGKQQFQRGYEQFLGCSLQDSSTTV
- a CDS encoding mechanosensitive ion channel family protein; its protein translation is MNLLLERIQTSLLDLVGQFIQLLPGLAIALVLLLLTGYAAKVTQKMVGKMVKRLVPSRSLQLLAVQVTRIGTWAVGIIIAAVIAFPDLRLGDIIGLLGLGSVAIGFAFQDIFKNFLAGILLLVEEPFRLGDQVVMGDYEGTVEAVKIRSTQLRTYNGELVEIPNAIVFTNPVRVLTAFRSRRTDLDIGVDYTTPLPLAKQTFLDIIARTDGVLSAPEPEVDVVGFGESSIDFKLRYWTTPQIAEVRRVKSRVAIALKAGCDEAGIAIPYPIRTVHLFDQAQFSESKPLEKGDSVGQ